The sequence below is a genomic window from Streptomyces sudanensis.
AGCTCCGTCGGGGCCGACAGCACGTCCGCGGGGATCTCCACCCACACCGGCCCGTGCGGGACGGTGAGCGCCGACTCCCAGGCCGCCGCGACGGCGGAGGGGATCTGGGACGCGGTGCGCACCGGGTGCACCGACTTCACGACGTCGCGGAAGGACGCCTGCTGGTCGCGGAGTTCGTGCAGGTAGCCGTGGCGTCCGCCGCCCAGGCCGCGGCGGGGGACCTGGGCGCCGATCGCGACGACGGGCGCCGAGGCCGCGGCGGCCTCCTGCAGGGCCGGCAGGGCGGTCAGCGCGCCGGGTCCGGCGGACAGCAGCAGCGGCGCGGCCTCGCCGGTGACCCGACCGTAGGCGTCGGCGGCGAAGCCCGCGTTGTTCTCCACGCGCAGGCCCACGTACTCCAGGTCCGAGCGGCCCAGCGCGTCGAACAGGCCGAGCGCGTGCTGTCCGGGCAGTCCGAACACGGTCGTGGCGCCGAGGCCGCGCAGGGTCTCGACGACGAGGTCGCCGCCCGTCCGCCCGGGCGTCACGCGGCGCGAAGCGCCTCCTTGAGGGGCGGTGGCCGGGCGACGGGCGGGAGGGTTCAGGGCGGCCTCCGTCCGCGCGGCGGTGGGGCGCGGGACGGGGTCGTGGTCGTGGGTCATGGGGGCGGACCTCCGTGGGCGGTGCGGCGGTACGGCGGCCGCGCGGTGCGGCGGTACGGCGGCCGCGCGGTGCGGCGGTANGGCGGCCGCGCGGTGCGGCGGTACGGCGGCCGCGCGGTGCGGCGGTACGGCGGCCGCGCGGTGCGGCGGTACGGCGGCCGCGTGGTGCGGCGGCCGCGCGGTGCGGCGGCCGCGCGGTGCGGCCCGGCTCCTCGGGAACGGCCCCGTACGGGGCGGGGCCGTCTTGTACCGGGGGTCCCGTACGGGCGGGACGGTCCCGTACGGACGAGGCGGTCCCCTGCGGGTTGGGCGGTCCCGTACGGACGAGGCGGTCCCCTGCGGGTTGGGCGGTCCCCTGCGGGTTGGGCGGTCCCCTACGGGTTGGGCCGTCCCCTACGGGTTGGGCCGTCCCCTACGGGAGGCAGTGATCCCTACGGGGAGCCCGCACCCGTAAGGGAAGCCCGTACCCCTACGAGGAGCCCGTACCCGTACGGGACGCGAGACCGGGTGGGGTCGCGGCCCCGTACGGGACGGCGCGACACCGTACGGGACGGCGGCCCCGTACAAGACGGCGCGACACCGTACGGGAGGGCTCGGCTCCTCCCCGCGACGGCCACCCGTCCCGTACGGGCACGGCCGCCCGGCCCCGTGCGGGAGGGGTCGGCGTCAGTCGCCGGGCTTCCGCCCCCGCGGCCGGGCGGCCGGGCGGCCGGGCGGGATCACGCCCCGGTGGAGCGGGCCGCCGCGATCTGCCGGGACATGATCGTCGTCAGCTCGTACGCCGTGTGGGAGGCGGCGACCGAGGTGATCTCGGCGTGGTCGTACGCCGGGGCGACCTCGACCACGTCGGCGGAGACCAGGTTGCAGGAGGCCAGGCCGCGCAGGATCTCCAGCAGTTCGCGGGAGGTCATGCCGCCCGCCTCGGGCGTACCGGTGCCGGGGGCGTGGGCCGGGTCGAGGCAGTCGATGTCGATGGAGATGTACAGCGGGCGGTCGCCGATGCGCTGGCGGAGCTGGTCGGCGACCTCGTCGGCGCCGCGGCGGTAGACGTCGGCGGAGGTGACGATGCCGAAGCCCATCTTCTCGTCGTCCGTCAGGTCCTGCTTGCCGTAGAGCGGGCCGCGGATGCCGACGTGGGAGAGCGCCTCGGTGTCGAGGATGCCCTCCTCGACGGCGCGGCGGAACGGCGTGCCGTGCGTGTACTCGGCGCCGAAGTACGTGTCCCACGTGTCGAGGTGGGCGTCGAAGTGGAGCAGGGCGACCGGGCCGTGCTTCTTCGCGACAGAGCGGAGCAGCGGCAGGGCGATCGTGTGGTCGCCGCCCAGCGTCATCAGGCGGGCGCCGGTGCCCAGGAGGTCGTCCGCGGCGGCCTCGACCGTCTCGACGGCCTCGTTGATGTTGAACGGGTTGACGGCGATGTCGCCGCCGTCCGCGACCTGCGCCAGGGCGAACGGCGAGGCGTCCTGCGCCGGGTTGTACGGGCGCAGGAGGCGGGACGCCTCCCGGATCGCGTTGCCGCCGAAGCGGGCGCCGGGCCGGTAGGAGACGCCCGAGTCGAAGGGGACGCCGATCACGGCGACGTCGGCCGTGCCGACCTCGTCGAGGCGCGGCAGCCGGGCGAACGTCGCCGGGCCGGCGTAGCGCGGGACGCGGGAGGAGTCGACGGGGCCGCGGGGCGTGCCGCTGGTGCTGCTCATGGGGGTGCCTTCTTTCCTGCGTTCGCGCCGTACGTCACACGGCGCCCATGGATACGACGGTACGGGCGCCTCCGGAACCGCAGAAGTGTACATTTCCTCCATTCGCCGATCCTGGAGTGGAGGAAACGTCCATGGCCGAGCCGCTGGTGCCGTTCGCCCCGCCGGTGCGGCTGGCCGCGCTGCTGGCCCGGCGGGAGCTGGGGCTGCGGCTGGTCGCCGGCGACCCGGACACGGAACTGCACTGGGTGCACACCTCCGAGATGGCCGACCCCTTTCCGTACCTGCTGGGCGGGGAGCTGCTGCTCACGGCGGGCGTGCAGCTCGCCGACCCGGAGCGGTTCGCGGCCAGGGCCGCCGAGGCGGGCGCGGCGGCCCTGGGCTTCGGGGTGACACCGGTGTACGACACGGTGCCCGGGGCGCTGGCCGCGGCGTGCGCGCGGCACGGGCTGCCGCTGGTGGAGGTGGAGCCGGGCACGACGTTCGCGGCGGTCGCCCGGGCGGTATGGCGGCTGATGGCGGACGCGCGCCTGCACGAGCTGCGGCGGGTGACGGACGCGCAGCGGGCGCTCGCCACGGCCGCCGCCCGCCCCGGCCCCGTGCCGGCGGTGCTGAGGGTGCTGGCCGCGCGG
It includes:
- the speB gene encoding agmatinase translates to MSSTSGTPRGPVDSSRVPRYAGPATFARLPRLDEVGTADVAVIGVPFDSGVSYRPGARFGGNAIREASRLLRPYNPAQDASPFALAQVADGGDIAVNPFNINEAVETVEAAADDLLGTGARLMTLGGDHTIALPLLRSVAKKHGPVALLHFDAHLDTWDTYFGAEYTHGTPFRRAVEEGILDTEALSHVGIRGPLYGKQDLTDDEKMGFGIVTSADVYRRGADEVADQLRQRIGDRPLYISIDIDCLDPAHAPGTGTPEAGGMTSRELLEILRGLASCNLVSADVVEVAPAYDHAEITSVAASHTAYELTTIMSRQIAAARSTGA
- a CDS encoding PucR family transcriptional regulator ligand-binding domain-containing protein, translating into MAEPLVPFAPPVRLAALLARRELGLRLVAGDPDTELHWVHTSEMADPFPYLLGGELLLTAGVQLADPERFAARAAEAGAAALGFGVTPVYDTVPGALAAACARHGLPLVEVEPGTTFAAVARAVWRLMADARLHELRRVTDAQRALATAAARPGPVPAVLRVLAARLDGRAALYAPDGAEYAAAGRALTPREAAALDRLVAVVA